The genomic stretch GCTCTGGACTGGGCCTCCCTTGACCTCCTCAAGGTGAATTTGGTACTTCCACTACCTCTGTACGTGGAAGTTCAGTGTTTGGCCCAGCAGGATGGACACTCTGGTGGGTGTGGACCTTCAGCAAATGCCcgacctggctgacctctgatgaCACCAGCAATTCCTGGGAAAGTTGTAATTTTTAGAGTGCTCTGAAGTTTGCAGCGTAGCTAAGCCTTTATCATTTCCAATGGTCTCACTGTGGCTTCCCTTGTCTGACTGTAGGAACGTTGTCCATGCCAGCAATTCCGTGGAGGCGGCCCAGAGGGTGGTCAGCCTCTGGTTCCACAACAACGAGCTTGTAGACTGGGACTGCTGCGATCACGTCATGTATGAACTCTGAGGGTGTCGCCATGGCCACATTCTGGACATACGGACCTACTACCTCTGCCAGCACGGCCATGTGCAAGCTGACCCCTGTCCCAAACTGTGCGTTCCTTTGAACCCAAGGGCAGGAAGGCATAAGCTGAGGATCTGATGCTTCAGCCATCAGCTCAGCTCAGGGGAGAGGATGCCTCTTGCACAGCCAGTCTTGCCAGCTGCTCAGGGCATCAGACTGAGCCCAGGGCCCAAACTCTTTGCACATGTGGCAGGATCGCCAAAGGTTCTTAAAGGAATACGTATTAAAAGCAGGTTTATACAAACTGGATTCTGTGTTTTGTTTCCAAATGCTTGTGATGGAAAGAACCTCTTTTGTCTGGCTAGCAACTTGTCAGCCTTACATCTCCATTTTGTGTTGTGTTTATATCCCACatacctccaaggagctcaggtaggCAGACACTCTGCTCCCTCCCTACTACTTCAATAGGCAGGTTAGGCCAGGAGGGGTTGGCTGACTGAAGGGGTCACCTTGTGAGATCCAGCCAATCTACTGGCCACATCTAGCCAATTTAGGGGCCACCTGAGCAGGAAAAATGGCTTCAAAGGAAAGGGTCAATTAATCCCACCCTTCCACACCAGGGCTGgtcattctggaggaaaaaagggGCTTTCCAGTTAACAATTTGTCTGTGTaaaatgcttatttatttatatcaaaATTAGTAACAGATATACATATACAATACAAGCACATAAACTGtctaaaagtaaaaaataaagcaGGTACACAGCTGTATATCATGTTCACGTctatccctcccccattccatacTTCAAATCACCCTAAAGCACTGCACGTGCCCTGAACGCTGGCAGCCAAAGATCACCCAtgctggagaaggagggagaaagaagCCCCTCTGTTGGGCTGAAAGGCTCATTCGGCTGAGAAGAGGACAAAGAGCACCAGCCAAAACACATCAGAAGCTTCGCTAGTTTTAGATCTGCATCAAAGCTGGACTGCAACACGCCATACAGCCAACTAGGGTCATTCCGCTTGAGCTGCTGCCCGCTAAAAGGAATGCATTTAGCTGAGCGCATTACAGGGATTTGCGTGGTCCAGGATATTCCATCCCAAGACATCCACACAAGGCCAGATGCTGGTGGACATCTGAACGTGGCCTGCTTACTGGGCAAGTAGTAGGCTGATGAGTTGCAGTGCTGAAGTTCCATATAAGCGGGGGGGAGAAAAAACATGGTTCAAATTCTGGGAGCCGGTCCATCCATGAGACAGACTGAGACAGATGCCTCAGGTATACTGGGGAAAGGGCCAACTCTGCCTCCTTGTCATTCCCCACCACTCCCTGGATTTcacaaggaagagggggatggagcagaaagaGGGTAGAAAGGGGTGACTGTGGTTGGAGTTTTTCCCCATTACCTGCAGCATATGccagggcagtgtttttcaaactgtgggttgggagccagtttcaggtgggtccccatttaattcatttccatgtgtattttacttttaatatatgacacctgatgctaccctggtatatgatgcatctggggaaatgtgacagatccatCCATTTAactggctactctgtatatgcttttaaccatgatagtcaggGGGGCTCACTCCTGAGTAATTGAGGATTGTGGCCATTGGGATGTTGGGGGAATTATTTCTAATCAGTAATTGCTTGGAAAAGCTGGGAgcttcttctttattttatataattcTTTTAAACTTATACCTTATATGAACTTTTGATTTTCTTAATTAGATTTGACTTTGTTGTATTGGGGGGGGTGGCGTTAAAAcgttcctgcttgttgatgccacttccagccatgacaaatCTTCCAtgataattacatcacttctagtgAGTCCTGATAGACTGTggttctaaaagtgggtcctggtactaacatgtttgagaaccacttggccagggcagaaggaggacaaGTCACTTGGAGCTCTGTTGCCCATCACGGCTGCAGCTCATCCACCGCAGGATTTGGTTCCAGTCAATGACATGCAATATGAAATGTACGGCGTTGCTCCTTCTAACTTCTCAGTCGTTCTGTCATTTCTCTTCTGTGCAGAAAGCTACcttgtgtgaattctctgatgtacaGCAAGGCTTCTACTCTGCCTGAAATActttccacactcccagcatttatacggcttctctcctgtgtgaattctctgatgtaaaGTGAGACTTccgctctgactgaagctctttccacactccaagcattcatacggcttctcccctgtgtgtgttcgTTTATGTAGACGGAGATCTCcactctgcctgaagctctttccacactccaagcattcataaggcttctctcctgtgtgaattctctgatgtaaagtgaaacttccgctccgactgaagctctttccacactcccagcattcatagggcttctcccctgtgtgagttcgttgatgtaaAGTGAGGTGTAcactccgactgaagctctttccacactccaagcattcataaggcttctcccctgtgtgagttcgttgatgtaaAGTGAGGTGTatactctgactgaagctctttccacactccaaacatccataaggcttctcccctgtgtgcgttCGTTGATGTTTGCTCAGGCTTTGtctgtgactgaagctctttccacactcaaagcattcatagggcttctcccctgtgtgagttcgttgatgtatGCTCAGGCTTTGTCTGtaattgaagctctttccacattctgtGCATTCATacagcttctcccctgtgtgtgtttgttgaTGTGAAGTGAGGTTtacactctgactgaagctctttccacactccaagcatttaaatggcttctctcctgtgtgaattctctgatgtacaGTGAGACTTCCACTACGACTGAAGCTCttaccacactccaagcattcatagggcttctcccctgtgtgagtttgtTGATGTATGATCAGGCTTTCtctgtgactgaagctctttgcacactTTGAAcattgatatggcttctcccctgtgtgagttcgttgatgtagATGGAGATTTCTgctccaactgaagctctttccacactccaagcattcatacgGCTTCTCCTCTGTATGAGTTCGTTGATGTTTGCTCAGGCCTCGactgtgactgaagctctttccacactcaaagcattcatagggcttctcccctgtgtgagttcgttgatgtgCAGTAAGGTTtgcactctgactgaagctctttccacactcaaagcattcatagggcttctcccctgtgtgagttcgttgatgtttGCTCAGGCTTTGTCTgagactgaagctctttccacactctgagcattgataaggcttctcccctgtgtgagttcgttgatgtagATGGAGATTTCTgctccaactgaagctctttccacactccaagcatttaaagggcttctcccctgtgtgaattctctgatgtacaGTGAGACTTCCACtacgactgaagctctttccacactcccagcattcatagggcttctcccctgtgtgagtttgtTGATGTGCAGTAAGGTTtgcactctgactgaagctctttccacactcaaagcattcatagggcttctcccctgtgtgaattctctggtGTACAGTGAGACTTCCACtacgactgaagctctttccacactcccagcattcatagggcttctcccctgtgtgagtttgtTGATGTAAAGTGAGACTTccattctgactgaagctctttccacactccgagCATTCataaggcttctcccctgtgtgagttcgttgatgtatGCTCAGGACTTGTCtgtgattgaagctctttccacattctgagcattcatagggcttctccTCTGTTTGAGTTCTCTGAGGTGCCGGGGAGTATTTATGCCGAGAAGGAAAACACTGAgactccccttcctcctctgcttctgttCTCTGCTGTCCTCCCTCCTTATGCTGGGCTCTTTCCAACGCTCCATGTTCTTCTCTCACATCCTCAGTTTCCCCCCCATCATCTGGAGGAAAGAACACAGAAAACGGTAAGAGATACAGCCAGAAAAGAAATGGCAGCTCTTTCAGTAACCCAAGTTAAAAGTGTTCTGATGAACTACCAGAGTCAAGAGGGAGGCTGTCATTAACTACATGCAGTAGCGCCTAGTGGTTAGCACCCTCATTCCCttcctgcttctttttctttcctgtttggaCACA from Tiliqua scincoides isolate rTilSci1 chromosome 13, rTilSci1.hap2, whole genome shotgun sequence encodes the following:
- the LOC136663637 gene encoding zinc finger protein 208-like → MEVNLGDVASLDDGGETEDVREEHGALERAQHKEGGQQRTEAEEEGESQCFPSRHKYSPAPQRTQTEEKPYECSECGKSFNHRQVLSIHQRTHTGEKPYECSECGKSFSQNGSLTLHQQTHTGEKPYECWECGKSFSRSGSLTVHQRIHTGEKPYECFECGKSFSQSANLTAHQQTHTGEKPYECWECGKSFSRSGSLTVHQRIHTGEKPFKCLECGKSFSWSRNLHLHQRTHTGEKPYQCSECGKSFSLRQSLSKHQRTHTGEKPYECFECGKSFSQSANLTAHQRTHTGEKPYECFECGKSFSHSRGLSKHQRTHTEEKPYECLECGKSFSWSRNLHLHQRTHTGEKPYQCSKCAKSFSHRESLIIHQQTHTGEKPYECLECGKSFSRSGSLTVHQRIHTGEKPFKCLECGKSFSQSVNLTSHQQTHTGEKLYECTECGKSFNYRQSLSIHQRTHTGEKPYECFECGKSFSHRQSLSKHQRTHTGEKPYGCLECGKSFSQSIHLTLHQRTHTGEKPYECLECGKSFSRSVHLTLHQRTHTGEKPYECWECGKSFSRSGSFTLHQRIHTGEKPYECLECGKSFRQSGDLRLHKRTHTGEKPYECLECGKSFSQSGSLTLHQRIHTGEKPYKCWECGKYFRQSRSLAVHQRIHTRTEAEEKPYECPECGKRFSNSGHLRVHKRIHTGEKPLKCMECEKSFRQQGDLTRHQRTHTGEKPYECSECGKSFSRSEHLTVHKRIHTGQKPFKCMECGKSFCHQGDLNVHHRIHTGEKPYTCSECGKRFRQQGSLSIHQRIHTGEKPFKCLECGKSFRVNGTLKLHERTHTGEKPYECSECGSCFNQQGTLRIHQRTHTGEKSYECSVCGMRFSDSRVLTAHRRIHTGQKPYKCSECGKSFRVNGSLKSHQRIHTGEKPYECSECGKHFNQRGELSVHQRTHTGEKPYKCWECGKSFRTSGALTVHNRRHTGEKPFKCMECGKSFDRRGTLSIHQRTHTGEKSYKCLECGKRFSQIGQFHLHQRTHSGEKPYECSECGKSFGGRGTLSVHQRTHTGEKPYKCSECGKGFSQRGDLSRHKRTHTGQKPYKCWECGKSFTESGGLTKHQRTHSGQKPYKCWECGKSFTDSGGLTKHQRTHSGQKPYKCLECGKSFSQQGNLTKHQRTHTGEKPYKCWEWKEI